GGGAAAGTCATTCGGAAAAAATACAGACTATTTTTGAAGCTGTTTACGGCGTTTCTATTTCAAAAACAGATGCCTGATTTACCTTTATAAAAATCAAATAGTTGGAAAGTTTATTTTTTGTAAAATTTCATCAGGACACTTCATGGGTTTATTTTTTTTCGAATCCATAAATGCTAAAACCGTATGTGCATCGGCTAAAAGCTCATTTCTTTCGTTGAAAATCTTATAGTCAAATTCGATCTTTACTAGTGGCAGTTTTTTTAAGCTTGTTTGAACGGTGATAAGATCATCGTAAAGTGCAGATTTTTTAAAATTTATGGTCAAAGAAATTACTGGTAAAATAATACCACTTTCCTCTAAGGCTTTGTAAGAAATACCCATACCTCTTAACCACTCAACCCTACCCATCTCTAGATATTGCGCATAGTTACCATGATATACCACACCCATTTGATCGGTTTCACCATAACGAACTCGAAAAGAAATTTCAGTATTATCCATGTTATTAAAAGTAAAAATTATATATTTAAAGACTTTGCATTTTTAGTAGCTTGTCATGGTAAAAAAAAACTGA
The sequence above is drawn from the Cellulophaga sp. Hel_I_12 genome and encodes:
- a CDS encoding thioesterase family protein; the encoded protein is MDNTEISFRVRYGETDQMGVVYHGNYAQYLEMGRVEWLRGMGISYKALEESGIILPVISLTINFKKSALYDDLITVQTSLKKLPLVKIEFDYKIFNERNELLADAHTVLAFMDSKKNKPMKCPDEILQKINFPTI